TATGACGATTTTGAAGGAATAATTATTGCCAAATAGAATCTATCAAGAATAAAAATATTCTTTCCTACCTTTGCTCCATGAATAAAACAAACCTCAAAATACATCCATCCGACCAAAGTCTAGAACTCTCTTTGCCCTATGCAGATGGAGGAATCAAGGCTGGGTTTCCTAGTCCAGCGCAAGACTATATTGAAAGTGCTATCGACTTGAATAAGGAGTTGATAAAACATCCTGCATCCACTTTCTATGGACGTGTAAAGGGTGATAGCATGATAGATGCTAATGTGCATGATGGCGATATTCTAGTGATTGACAAATCGCTAGAGCTTCAGAACGGTGATATGGCCGTTTGCTTTATTGATGGTGAGTTCACTATCAAATACATCAAACTAGAAAAAGATGTTATTTGGCTAGAACCAGCCAACGAGAATTATGAACCAATAAAAGTGACAATCGAAAATGATTTCTTAATTTGGGGAATTGTAACGTATTGTATTCAAAATAAGAGGAGGAGATGAAAGAAGAAACAATAGAAACATACATCCAAAAGTTTCCTGAAAATATTCAAGAGATTTTAAAGAGAGTGCGAGAAATAATTTTGTCGTGCAACACTGAATTAGAAGAAACTATAAAGTACGGAATACCAACTTTTATATTACATGGTAATTTGGTGCACTTTGCTGCATATAAGAAACATCTAGGCTTTTATCCAGATCCGTCAGGTGTTGAAGCTTTTAAAGATAAATTAGAAGGATATACCATATCTAAAGGAGGTATACAATTTCTATACACTGAATCCATTCCTTACGACCTTATTGCTGAAATTACACTATTTCGTGTAAAAGAGAATATAGAAAAAGCACAAAAGAAGTCTGTTTAATATGATAGGACTCATCGACTGTAATAATTTCTTCGCATCATGTGAGCGAGTTTTCAATCCAAATTTGGATGGAAAACCTATTGTTGTGCTTTCGAATAATGATGGAGCAATAATTGCAAGAAGTGAAGAGGCTAAGAGGTTAGGTGTGAAGATGGGTGTGCCATTCTATCAAATCAAAGACTTAATAAGACAACAAAATATCAATGTATTCTCTTCAAATTATACACTTTATGGAGATTTATCAAGGCGAGTGATGTCCATTTTAGCTGAGCAAGTTCCCGAAATAGATGTGTATTCTATTGATGAAGCATTCTTGGACTTGGCTGGTATCGAAAACTTTTCAGAATTTGGACAGAAACTAGTGAGAACAACTTGTCGAAGTTCTGGTATACCTGTCTCACTTGGTATTGCTCCAACACGCACTTTAGCCAAATTGGCTAATAGCTTTGCCAAACGATATCCTGCTTATAACAAAGTTTGTATAATGGATTCTGATGAAAAAAGAATTAAAGCTTTACAGAAGACTCCAGTAGGATACATTTGGGGCATAGGGAGGCAAACGACCAAGACTTTAGAATATTATGGAATCAAAACAGCTTACGATTTAACTCAAAAATCTCGTTCATGGGTGCGTAGCAAGATGACTGTTGTAGGTGAACGTACTTGGTTAGAACTACATGGAGAGCCTTGCATCACTTCTGATTCTGTAGTTGAAAAACAACAAATTTGCACCTCTCGCAGTTTTGGTGAAATGGTTACAGACTTCGATTCTTTACGAGAATCTATTGCTAACTTTGCATCAGCTTGTGCTGCGAAGTTGAGAAAACAAAATTCATTAACACAGGGCATGATTGTTTTTGCTTATACCAATCGCCACAGAGAAGATTTACAACAATATTTTCCATCTAAGGCAATGCAATTTTCTTTCCCTACTGCTGATACAATGGAGATAATCAAGCATGCTAGTTGTGCTCTGAAAGAGATTTACAGAGAGGGTTATGAATACAAAAAAGCTGGAGTTATACTTACGCATATCATCAGCGAAACCAATTATATGCACGACCTTTTTGACCCAAGAGATAGAGAAAAGCAAAAACGCATTTCGCAAATGATAGATTCCATCAATCAGAAGAATGGCACAAACTGCATTAAACTAGCTGCTCAAGGCGTTGGAAAGGCTGATTGGAATCTGCGAAGAGATTTTCTATCAAAGTGTCCTAGTACGAAGATTGGGGATATAATAGAGATAAGAGGATAGAAAATGGAACAAAGATCAAGATTACTAGACTATAAGCAAGATATAAGTAGAGGGTGTGTATTTCGCTGTAAAGCAAAATATCCCTATGAGGAGGTCGTAGACTTTATGGTTGCCGAGTCTTTTGATAATGGAGAATTACGTTATGTCTTGTATGTTATATCTGGATATAAAGCAGGTTCTCTATTGGTAAGATTACCTAAAGATGCACTATCCACTAATTTCGGTCTAAATTGGAAGTGGGTTGTTGAGAACTGGAATGATTGGATTTACTTAGATTGTGGAGTTGAGGATGTTTGGGTAGTAGAAAAATCAGTTCCTACTCTTGATTAAAGGAGACTGTAAAGTAAACTGTGTCAAATAATAAATTCATTTTTTTATTACTTTTACACAATAGTTTACATTATGGAAGATTTTGATTACAAGTCCTTTCAAGCCAAGGCGCTGGAGCAGCTAAAAGCCGGCAAGCCTCTTTTAGGAAAAGACGGTGCATTTGCGCCATTACTGGAGAACCTTCTGAATGCAGCATTGGAGGGTGAGATGGATGTTCACATGGATGAAGAGGAACGCTTATCGGGTAATCGCCGCAATGGATATAATCGCAAGCAAGTTCAGACTTCCCTGGGTGAGGTTACAGTTCACACGCCACGAGACAGGGATTCCCGGTTTGAACCGGAGTTTATCAAAAAGCGGGAGCGTATATTGGCCGAAGGTGTAGCTGACCGCATCATTGGCTTATACGCGTTAGGCAACAGTACGCGGGAGATCAGCGACTGGATGGAGGAGAACCTGGGTAATCGGGTTTCAGCCGATACAATCAGCGCCATTACCGACAGGGTGCTGCCTGAACTTCAATCCTGGCGTACCCGTCCCCTTGATTCAGTCTATCCCATAGTATGGATGGATGCCATCCACTACAAGGTCATGGATGATAAAAACCGACCGGTTACCCGCGCCATTTACAATGTGCTCGGCGTTGACCGCAACGGGCATAAGGATCTGCTGGGAATGTATATTTCCAGGAGTGAAGGTGCCAATTTCTGGCTCTCGGTACTGACTGATTTACAAACACGGGGAGTACGGGATATTTTAATAGCCAGTGTGGATAATCTGGCCGGTTTCTCCGATGCGATCAATAGTGTGTTCCCGGAAACCATCGTTCAGAGCTGCATTGTGCATCAGGTGCGCAACTCCCTTAAATATGTTGCCAGCAAGTATCAAAAAGCCTTCATGAAGGATCTCAAGCCCGTTTATCAGGCTGTAAGCAAGGAACAGGCAGAAGTGGAGCTGGACAATCTGGAGTTGAACTGGGGCGAACAATATCCACTGGTGATAAAATCCTGGCGGGACAACTGGCATAAACTATCAGCCTATTTCCAATATACTGACGCCATCCGGCGACTGATCTATACCACCAACACGGTGGAGGGATACCATCGTCAGATTCGCAAGGTGACAAAAAACAAAGGGGTTTTCACAAACGACACGGCGTTGGAGAAACTGGTTTATCTGGCCTACCGTAATATACGTAAAAAGTGGACTATGCCCTTGAAAGATTGGGGACAGACAGCCCAGCAACTGGCTATCCTTTTTCCGGATAGATTTAAACTTTTCGATTAATTTATTGACAATAACAGGAATTCAATATTTTTCATTAGTTTTGTGGTGACCAACAAAACGATGGCGATGCTTTGCACCATTGGAACATAAAAACGATTAGGGGGTCGACCCCTAACCGTTTTTGACCAACTAAAACTCAGGTCTCAGCATTACCCATTAGAAAAAAGGTGCCCAATTAACTATAAAAATAAAACCTGACACAGTTTAATTTACACAACCAGGATTTGGTTTTCGAGAATAGGAAAAAGGTAATTGACTATATTGTCAATTCTATGATTTAATTTAAGATTATGACTTTGATGCGTTTTCAGTACAAAATTTATCCACCACCATTCCAAGCTGAAATATCGTTTTTACTTGGTGTCGTTTTTTCAGAGAATGAATAATTTTCTCAATAGAAGACTTTGAGTATATGGAGAAATTTTTTGTTTCTTTAAAATTTTCAGCTATCTCATTTTGACTGTAACCTTTCTTGAGTAACTCAATAATAGCTTTCTCTACATCGTTCATTTCGAGCATAATTTTTGGTAAAAATACATTTTTATTTGAAAAATGAGTTTGTAGAGAAAGCTAATTTTTATTTAGGTAAATCTTTAACCAGCAACAATGAAGTTTTTGTAGTAATTTTAAAACTATTTTTCTAATCTCGCCTCAAAACCCTCCTTAAATCTCAAAAAATCTTCTGCTTTTTTAGGATTATTTTTAATCCAAAGTTGCATAATTTCAGTGTTTTCTTTTAGGATTTTTATTTCTTTTTCATCAATTATTCTTTTTCCTTCACCAGCAATTTCATTTAAAATATCTTGGCGAAGTACGGTTTTTGCTTTGATGCTTTCTTTATACCAAGTTGTTGCGGAATTAATGGAAAAAATCAAAGTGAAAATCCCCAAAATAAAAGTTCCAAATCCTCCCCAAATAAATTTCCCATTCCTTTTTATTTTCCTTTCCAGGTTGCCATAAAAATCAATGGTTTCCTGAGAGAGTACTGTTTCTGTTTTGGTAGGAATATTGGCAAGAAATTCAACTCTTTTTATTTGTTCCAGCTCATAAAAACTCAATATTTCCTTATAGATTTCTTTCACTACTTCAAAATCTAATTGTTTTTGACCAATCGCCAAAACTAAATCTTCAATATCTGCACTCAATTTTGCATTAGATTTCAGATTTTCGATGTTGGATGTAACTGCTTTCTCGTTTGATTTTATCACATTTTCAAGCAATTCCATTCCATTGCTTTTCGTTTCTTCGTTTTGTTTTTGATTTTCCATTTTTTGATTTTTTTATCTTGATTTTCTCTTCTTTTTCCTTAATAATTCGTCGTCTGAATTGAAGACATAAGTTGGTTGTAAAAATTGCTCAATTGCTTTTCCAACTTCTTTAATTACGGAATTGCTTTTTAGTTCATTTCCATTAATTTCTTGGTTAGAATTTTCAGAAAAAATAGTTTCGTTATTTAATTTCTTCTCATTATTTTCATTCAGAATTGCTTTGATGTCTTTAATTTTCAACTTGTTGGTAATTTCAGAAAGTTTGTACCCTGACTTATAAATCCTTTCTGTATTGGGATTTTTGTCTTTCTCCATCACAATTCGCATTCCCGAAACGCCAACTTTCGCATTCGTAGATAACTGAACTTCAAAACCTTTTGCCTTCATTTTTAGAATAAGTTCATCAAAGTTTTTCGCTGTTTTTAATGTTTCTTTTAAGTTTTTTAGCATCAATGCTTTTTTCTGAATCCCTATTTCCACATCGGTTAACAACCCTTTTTCTTTGCAAACTGCTCGAACTGCTTCTCCAAATCTTCGTCCAATATCGTGTGATTTTACCGTACATTTCCCTGAAATGTCAATTCTGTTCACAATAAAATGAAGGTGTTTTTGTTTTGTGCTGTTATGAATATCCAATCGAAATTGGTTGTTTTCGGTCACTCCAATTTTTTCTAAAGCTTTGGTGGCAATTTCTGTAAATTCTTGATCCGTCAAATTTCTTCCGATTTCGTCTGGCTGAGAAATATATCCCGTTAAAGCCCATTTTTTCACGTTTGAATTTCTATCTGCGACGGTTTTCATTTCTTGAAATTGAGCTTCAGTCGTTGAACTCAAAATGCAATTAGAAGCCACCATTTCCGCAGTTCCTTTGTCGTTTCCGTTGTATTCTAAAGCGATTTTGGTGATGGTTCTTGTGGTCGCTGAATTATTCATTTTTCTGAATTTTTGAATATAAATAGTGATGAATCAAATCGACTGTAGTTTCAATTTTTGCTAATATTTCTTTCTTATTTTCAAAAACAGTCCATTCTCGATTTCGCAACAAATTGGTTATTTTTTTGAAATTATTACCAAATTGAAGTAATGTTTCATCGGTTTTAAATTCATTGATTTTTAATTCTTTTTCAAACAAAACATTTCGGATATAAGTTGATAGTTTTAGCGGAGATTTTTCTTGTTTTTGAAGGAGTGTTTCATATTCAGAATGGGTCATTCGTATCGAAATCACTTTATCTAATTTTTTATTTTCTTTGGTTTTCAAACCACCTTTCCTACCTAATTCTTGGAAATGTTTTTTTCTTTTTTCCTGAGCAATTTTGACTTCATTTTCTTGGGTGGCTTGGTTGATAAATTCTTGTAAAAAATCGTTTTTCATTGCTTTAATTTCAGAGTTTTAAAAAATATTTCTGACGATAGGAAGAAATCAAAAATCCCAATTTTACAATCAGCGACCACGCTTATTGTAAACTTTGGGTACTTTTTGCACTAAAGAACCGCCGAGTTTTTCTTCTAAGTTTGGAGAAGACATTGCCCAATCATTCAAATCCTTGAAATCTTTGTACAAAATCCTGTCATCTTCCACATTTTCAAATTCCTTCTTAAGAGTTTCTATAGCTCTATTCCCTGCTTCGTCATTGTCAAAATAAAGCCCAATATTTTTGTGATTTTCGAGTAAACTTTTAATTTTAGAAATCATCGAAACTGAATTTAAAATGATGTAATCAGACTTTTCATCGCTCAAAGATTTTTCTATATTTTTAAAGGAGAGAAAATCAAAAAAACCTTCAAAGATTTTCAAATTTTCAGAACCATTTTTAATCATTGAAACATCTTTTTTTCCTAAACAAATTTTGGAATATTTATTGCGAATTTCGTAACCTCCAGAATCGTTTTTAAAACCAATTCCGAAGTAATTTTTGTCATTCATTCGATAATGAATTTCTTTTAAAAATTTTCTTTGTTCCCAAACTTTTCTATTTAATAAATATTGAATTAAAGCAGGGTGTGAAATTTCATCTTCTACCACTAAAATTTTATAATTTTTTTCTTCAATTTCTTCTAAATTCTCTTGCTTCTGAAAGGAAGATGAAAAATCCATTTCTGAAATGATTTTCAAAGCTTCTGAAACCGAACATTTTTTGATTTCTTGTACCAAAGAAATTGAATCATAAACTTTACCTGTACCAAAATCTAGTGCCGTGTTTTTTTTCAAACTCACGGAAAGGCTCGGAACTATTTCTTCTCTATTAATGGCAAAATACATCGCTAAATCTCCAGAAATTTTGGCTGGAAAAACATTTAATCTTGCCAACAATTCTGTTAATAAAATATTCTTTGCTTGTTTAATATTCATTTTTTTTGATTTTTTTTCTTTTCAAAAGCAAAAAATATCGGAAACATTATCTTGCTTTATGGAGTTTTTTATTATTTTTAAATTATTGAAATTGAACATATTATAGTTTGTTCATTTATCCACATTTATTATTTTTTTTATAGAAATTAAAAAATTAATAACATTAATATAATTAAGCATCAATCTATTAATGCTTAAAATCTTTGATAGATACTATGAAATTGGATTTCTTTTTTTCAAAAAAACGGAAACATTATCCCTAATTGCGGAAACATTATCCAAAATCTCGGAGATAATATCTTTTATTACGGAAATAAAATCCACTAATGCGGAAACAAAATCCCTATTTTCGGAAACATTATCCTTTTATTTCTTCTAAAAGTTTGAAAACCGCTTTTATATAATTTTCTCCATCCAAACCATTTTTAATTTTCCTTTTTAAAATTCTTGATAAGCTTTCATAATCTCTGATTTGATAAAGATTTTTCATTATTTTTACTTGATTATCATTAAGCTTTCTCTTTACTTTTAAATAGTTTAATGCGCGATTGATTTGTAAAGTTTCTAGTGTAGGAAACTCTATATTTCCAACAGATTCTTTAGTATGATAAATGACAAACAGAAAAGTGTCTTTTGTTCGAGAATAGTTGAAACTTATGTCATTAAAGGTGTCCAAATCTGCCTTTACTCTTTTCAAAAAATCTCTATCAAAACGATAGCTTCCTTCATATTTATTTGGTGGAATATTAAGCTCTTTCAAAATCTGTCCATACTCTTTTGTTACTTGTTTGATTTTTTTAAATTTTAAAATCCACAAAAGGAATCTCAACGTGTTACTAACTGATGTTTCATAAGGTAAATCTTTAAGTAATGAAAAATAATGATTCATATTGAGCAAATTCTTCATCACCGCTTTATCCATCTTAAAATAGATATATTTGTGATTCCAACTCGGCTCTAAAATAAAGGGTACTGCCCTAAAACCATTGATTTTCTCATCTTTCAACCTCATCCAGTTTATATTTGTCATGCTTATTAAGGCTTCTTGTATAGTAGCATTTTTCATTATCTGTTTAGGATTAAGCTGATTCAAAGGAATTGCAAATTCAACAATACTTTGATTAGTCCAGCCTTGGTGATAATCGTCAATGGACAACTGAAATTCTCTTTTAGTATCAAAAGATTTCACATTAATAAAAAGAGACTGCTGTTCTTTAATGGCTGACAAAATCATTACAATTATCCGTTGCTCAATAATTGAGGTATTCTGGGTAATCAAAATTTCCCTAAAATCATTGGAAATCAAAACTTTCTTTCGGGATTTTGGTACAAAGACTTTCTCCGACTTCATTATCTGCCGATTTTTTGGTTTTTCTTTAAAAGTTCCAATGCTTTTTCTACATCGATGATTATTTTCCTTCCATTTTGAATGATTGCTTCATTTATTACACCGCTCTTTTTTAGTCTTTTTGCGGAAGATTCACTACAATTTAGAAGTTTTTGGATACCAGAAATACCATAAACATATTTCTTTTCAGTAGGTTCATTCGTTGTTGAAATTCCGGATATACTTGACTGGATGAGTTCCACTAACTCACTACCTTGCATCTGCCATATTGGCTTTTCTTTTAGGTTCATTTTTTGAAATTTTTCTGTTAAACAATAGCCGTGTACTTTGGCATTTCTATGCTCGAACAGGACAAATTTCTAAAGTTTTTTTGGTGGTATTTTGTGGTAAAAAGTATATTTTTTTTGTAAAATAAAATAGCAAATAATTGAAAATCAATCATTTGCTTTAAAGTATTTATTTTGTTTTGTGGTTTTTCTCCAATATAACATTTAATTAATGTTATTTGGTATCAAATCTTTTAAAAACCATTGTTATTTGACACAAAAAAAATCGTAAAAAATTTTATTTTCATCTTTTTTATAGCCATGTTTTGATATTGATCCTTTGTTTAAATCTAATAAACTGCAAACATGACTTACCCATTTATCTTTATTTAATTTTAAGCCTTTAACTTTTTTTGATAATTCATTCAAAGGAAAATTGATTAAAGTTCTATTTGTAACACTTTTTTTACAATCTGTTTTTGGGTTTCTATTATTGATTATCAAATGAAAATTTTCTTTCGTAAGGATTTCTATATTAATAATTTCATTTTCAGCCAAAATTTTCCATAATTCATAAGTATAGTCAAACTTAAAAATATCTTCATCCATTTCTAAAACTTCCTCATTGGGAAAAGAATTTCTAATCTCTTTTAGTATTTCTGATGATGCATGATAAGCAAGTGTATAATAATCTTCCTTAATCCATAAAAACACCTCCTTACCAATTTTAAATTCAGAATTTATTTTTACTATCTCAGTTTTGAAATAGTCACATTCCTTATCTTTTAGCCAATCAGGCATTTTATTTTTTTCATCTCTAATTTCTCTAATATCATTTTCAAGGATAGAAATTTTATTTAAATATCTATATTCTAAAAATTTTATAAAGAGCATCTCTCTATCAAAATTCTTAATTTTATTATAATTAGACTTATAATTTATTTTATATTCTTCAAGTGTTTTGATCAAACTATTTAATATGGCAGGATCAATTTTATTTTGAATGATAATCATAATCAATCTCTCAAAATCAATATTTTCTAATTTTGTAAAATCAAACTTGTTTTTCTTTACTATATTATATTCATTTTCATCATAGATAAAAGTATCTAATAACAAAGATTGGTTTAAATTCTTAAAAATATCTTTGATTTCTCTTATTTGTGCTAAAATTTCTTCTGGAATTATCATATTTTATCAAATTTTTTCATAGCATTAGCCTTAATGTTATCAGCAATATCTATGTAAGGTTTCATAGATTTGTAGTCAGAATGTCCCGTCCATTTCATTACCACGTTTACAGGTATTCCAAGTGAAAGAGCATTGCAGATAAAGGTTCTTCTTCCTGCATGAGTTCCTAGAAGTTTATATTTTGGTGTTACTTCGTCTATTCTATCATTTCCTTTGTAGAATGTAATTCTTATAGGTTCATCTATTCCTGCTAATTCTGCAAGTTCTTGCAAATAATCGTTCATTTTTTGGTTAGAAATTACTGGCAAGGCTTTATTTTTGGCAAAAGGAATTTTTTTATATTTTTCTAAAATTTCTTTAGTATTTTTATTAAGTTCAATTACTAAACTATCGCCAGTTTTAACGGTTGTGATTTCAAAATAATCTTCTTTTATGTCGGAACGCTTCAAATTATACGCATCACTGTATCTAATTCCGCTGTAGCAAAGGAAAATAAAGACATCTTTCACTCTTTCTAAATAAGTTTTATTGTTGGGTACTTTATATTCTTTCAGCTTTTTCAGTTCTTCTTGGTTTAGGAATATGATTTTCTTTTGAGTAGATTTTAATTTTGGTTTAAAGGTTTCGTAAGCAAAATTATTATTATATCCTTTAGATTTTGCCCATCTCAAAAACCATTTCAAAAATCCTATTTGTTTTTCGATGGTACTATTTCTCATTTCGGGTACACTCCTTAAAAATTCCACATAATTCGTTAAGCCTTTCTCATTTAAATATGAAAAGGATAATTTAGGGTTGAAATCCCACAAATGATTTTTTACTGTTCCAAATTTTTTGTAAGTAGAAGTAGTCCAATTTTTCAATCTACCATTTTCTTTTACAAATTCATCAAAATAGTCAAAAAACAGTTTCTCTTTAATTGGGCTTCCTTGATTTTCGATGGCTAAATTGAATAGATGCTTTATTTCCTCTTTATTTGGGATTCTTTCTTCAATTTCAAATCTCTTAAAAATATTTTGTATTTCAAGTTCGTATTCAGATAACTTTGCATTGATATCCGATGCAGATTGTTTGAGTTTATTTGTGCAGTTGTTTCTTACTTTTCTTTTAGAACTGTCCCATTTGTCCATATCTATTCTGATACCAGTAGAAAGTTCAATTCTATTTCCAGAATAAGTTAGTCGAATTCTTATTGGTACATTGTCAGAAATTATTTTACCTTTATACTTTCTGTTCTCTAAATCAAAGACTATACTTCTTTTAATAATCATTTTTTTACACCCATTTTTACACCCACAAATGTATGAATTTTATGAACATTTAAGATACTAAAAGAAATGAAGTTTTTATAATCTATTGATTTTCAAATCAATTAAGTTTTAATGACACTTAAAGAAACTAAAGGTTAAAATCCCTCCA
This genomic stretch from Chryseobacterium sp. POL2 harbors:
- a CDS encoding plasmid mobilization protein, coding for MKNDFLQEFINQATQENEVKIAQEKRKKHFQELGRKGGLKTKENKKLDKVISIRMTHSEYETLLQKQEKSPLKLSTYIRNVLFEKELKINEFKTDETLLQFGNNFKKITNLLRNREWTVFENKKEILAKIETTVDLIHHYLYSKIQKNE
- a CDS encoding site-specific integrase — protein: MIIKRSIVFDLENRKYKGKIISDNVPIRIRLTYSGNRIELSTGIRIDMDKWDSSKRKVRNNCTNKLKQSASDINAKLSEYELEIQNIFKRFEIEERIPNKEEIKHLFNLAIENQGSPIKEKLFFDYFDEFVKENGRLKNWTTSTYKKFGTVKNHLWDFNPKLSFSYLNEKGLTNYVEFLRSVPEMRNSTIEKQIGFLKWFLRWAKSKGYNNNFAYETFKPKLKSTQKKIIFLNQEELKKLKEYKVPNNKTYLERVKDVFIFLCYSGIRYSDAYNLKRSDIKEDYFEITTVKTGDSLVIELNKNTKEILEKYKKIPFAKNKALPVISNQKMNDYLQELAELAGIDEPIRITFYKGNDRIDEVTPKYKLLGTHAGRRTFICNALSLGIPVNVVMKWTGHSDYKSMKPYIDIADNIKANAMKKFDKI
- a CDS encoding RepB family plasmid replication initiator protein, whose protein sequence is MKSEKVFVPKSRKKVLISNDFREILITQNTSIIEQRIIVMILSAIKEQQSLFINVKSFDTKREFQLSIDDYHQGWTNQSIVEFAIPLNQLNPKQIMKNATIQEALISMTNINWMRLKDEKINGFRAVPFILEPSWNHKYIYFKMDKAVMKNLLNMNHYFSLLKDLPYETSVSNTLRFLLWILKFKKIKQVTKEYGQILKELNIPPNKYEGSYRFDRDFLKRVKADLDTFNDISFNYSRTKDTFLFVIYHTKESVGNIEFPTLETLQINRALNYLKVKRKLNDNQVKIMKNLYQIRDYESLSRILKRKIKNGLDGENYIKAVFKLLEEIKG
- a CDS encoding iron chaperone, with the translated sequence MKEETIETYIQKFPENIQEILKRVREIILSCNTELEETIKYGIPTFILHGNLVHFAAYKKHLGFYPDPSGVEAFKDKLEGYTISKGGIQFLYTESIPYDLIAEITLFRVKENIEKAQKKSV
- a CDS encoding IS256 family transposase, which translates into the protein MEDFDYKSFQAKALEQLKAGKPLLGKDGAFAPLLENLLNAALEGEMDVHMDEEERLSGNRRNGYNRKQVQTSLGEVTVHTPRDRDSRFEPEFIKKRERILAEGVADRIIGLYALGNSTREISDWMEENLGNRVSADTISAITDRVLPELQSWRTRPLDSVYPIVWMDAIHYKVMDDKNRPVTRAIYNVLGVDRNGHKDLLGMYISRSEGANFWLSVLTDLQTRGVRDILIASVDNLAGFSDAINSVFPETIVQSCIVHQVRNSLKYVASKYQKAFMKDLKPVYQAVSKEQAEVELDNLELNWGEQYPLVIKSWRDNWHKLSAYFQYTDAIRRLIYTTNTVEGYHRQIRKVTKNKGVFTNDTALEKLVYLAYRNIRKKWTMPLKDWGQTAQQLAILFPDRFKLFD
- a CDS encoding relaxase/mobilization nuclease domain-containing protein, which gives rise to MNNSATTRTITKIALEYNGNDKGTAEMVASNCILSSTTEAQFQEMKTVADRNSNVKKWALTGYISQPDEIGRNLTDQEFTEIATKALEKIGVTENNQFRLDIHNSTKQKHLHFIVNRIDISGKCTVKSHDIGRRFGEAVRAVCKEKGLLTDVEIGIQKKALMLKNLKETLKTAKNFDELILKMKAKGFEVQLSTNAKVGVSGMRIVMEKDKNPNTERIYKSGYKLSEITNKLKIKDIKAILNENNEKKLNNETIFSENSNQEINGNELKSNSVIKEVGKAIEQFLQPTYVFNSDDELLRKKKRKSR
- the imm45 gene encoding Imm45 family immunity protein, which encodes MEQRSRLLDYKQDISRGCVFRCKAKYPYEEVVDFMVAESFDNGELRYVLYVISGYKAGSLLVRLPKDALSTNFGLNWKWVVENWNDWIYLDCGVEDVWVVEKSVPTLD
- a CDS encoding translesion error-prone DNA polymerase V autoproteolytic subunit, giving the protein MPYADGGIKAGFPSPAQDYIESAIDLNKELIKHPASTFYGRVKGDSMIDANVHDGDILVIDKSLELQNGDMAVCFIDGEFTIKYIKLEKDVIWLEPANENYEPIKVTIENDFLIWGIVTYCIQNKRRR
- a CDS encoding Y-family DNA polymerase, coding for MIGLIDCNNFFASCERVFNPNLDGKPIVVLSNNDGAIIARSEEAKRLGVKMGVPFYQIKDLIRQQNINVFSSNYTLYGDLSRRVMSILAEQVPEIDVYSIDEAFLDLAGIENFSEFGQKLVRTTCRSSGIPVSLGIAPTRTLAKLANSFAKRYPAYNKVCIMDSDEKRIKALQKTPVGYIWGIGRQTTKTLEYYGIKTAYDLTQKSRSWVRSKMTVVGERTWLELHGEPCITSDSVVEKQQICTSRSFGEMVTDFDSLRESIANFASACAAKLRKQNSLTQGMIVFAYTNRHREDLQQYFPSKAMQFSFPTADTMEIIKHASCALKEIYREGYEYKKAGVILTHIISETNYMHDLFDPRDREKQKRISQMIDSINQKNGTNCIKLAAQGVGKADWNLRRDFLSKCPSTKIGDIIEIRG
- a CDS encoding toprim domain-containing protein, coding for MNIKQAKNILLTELLARLNVFPAKISGDLAMYFAINREEIVPSLSVSLKKNTALDFGTGKVYDSISLVQEIKKCSVSEALKIISEMDFSSSFQKQENLEEIEEKNYKILVVEDEISHPALIQYLLNRKVWEQRKFLKEIHYRMNDKNYFGIGFKNDSGGYEIRNKYSKICLGKKDVSMIKNGSENLKIFEGFFDFLSFKNIEKSLSDEKSDYIILNSVSMISKIKSLLENHKNIGLYFDNDEAGNRAIETLKKEFENVEDDRILYKDFKDLNDWAMSSPNLEEKLGGSLVQKVPKVYNKRGR
- a CDS encoding DUF3853 family protein, encoding MNLKEKPIWQMQGSELVELIQSSISGISTTNEPTEKKYVYGISGIQKLLNCSESSAKRLKKSGVINEAIIQNGRKIIIDVEKALELLKKNQKIGR